ACCTGATGTTTCCAATCAAGTTGGGCATGAGAGTATCCAAATCCTATGCCTAGGCTCCACTCATCGAGAAATAGGCGGTCTGCCCCCACTGCAACTCCCCAGGTGCGAGCCGTAAAGCCAGGAGCTCCTTGACGCTCTTCTTGTGAATAAATAAACCCTAAAGGGTTAAACCAAATATTTGTAGGTTCATCGATATCTGCGTAACAATAAGACCTTTGACCAACTCCTGTTAAAAAAAAGGTATTGGCAAAATTAAAATTGTTCTCGAGTTCAACTAAGGGCAGAGATCCAAATGCAGCAGGGGTTAAGCTTTTAAGTGCTTTTGCATATTCATCCATCGGTAGCTGGAGTAACGCATTAGCCACTAAAACTAGATCTGTATTTGCAAAATCAAAGTTATTACAAAATAGACAATCTGCAACAGATTTCGGATTACCGGTCAAGTTAGAATCAGGCATACCTACAACTACAGAAGGGGATTTTAAAAAGAGTTGAACTTGGTTAGGCAAATAATTGATGGTGTAATCAAAGGGCCTACTAATAACAGTACGGCTAAATTGTCCTGTGACAGATTCTGCAGTAAGAAAAGTATAGGTTGTTCCTTCTAAATAAACTCCGGGTGTAGGCTTGATGAGAAGCTCCCCGTTCAACGAGGCCATCCCTGTCACTTCTAGTAGATCGCTTCCTCCTATAACATCAATTTCTATACCTAATCTACCAGATGGGTCTTGCGTATAATTCCCGTTGATTGTAAGGGTTCCAATAGAATTCCCTGGTTCTACAAAACCGAAGTTCTTCATAATGCTTATATTGAATGTTCCAGAGCCAAAAATATAGCCATAGTTGGTAACAACGCCTGCATTGATTGTTCCATTATTTTGCAGTGTGCCACGCATTACATTAACAGAATTGCTGGCAAATTTTTCTTTGACAGGAATGACAAGAGTCCCGTTTTGAATAATAGTATTACCTGCAAAATCATCAACTCCAATAAAAGATAATCTTTCAGTTCCATCTTTAACTAGAGTACCATTACCTGATATTTGACCTTCGTAGGCTCCTGAAAAGTTTTGGTCAAAAATTAGAGTTCCGAAGCTGTTAATAAGAACATCGTTTTGTATATAAGATGCGTTTCCTTGCACAGTTCCGTCTTTTATGATCAAATTTCCCATAGGAACTGTTTCTGTTAAAACCAAGGTCCCCGCGTCTGTTTTTGTGAGAGAACCCTCACCCCGGATAGGGCCTCCAATAAATAAAGTACGAGAAGGATTTACAGCAATAGTTCCCTCTAAATTTAAAATAATATCCCTTTCTAAGGAAAAAGTATCCGTTGCTTCAAGGGTTCCTCCTGCAAAAACGAGCTCTGAAGAACGAAATCCCAGCACATCACTTGCTATAACAATAGTTCCCTCTTTGATTACAGTAGGTCCTCGATAGTTGTTTTTTTGTGAGGTCATAGTAACCGTGCCACTACCTTCTTTTCTAACCCCTATATCTTGAAAACTTCCTGGATCTGATTGGATACTAAAATCTGCTAGTAAAGAGTTCTCATTTTGAAATACTAACTTAGCGTCACTATATAAAAAAATATCGTCAGCAAATCCAAGCCCAGGCCCAGCGGGTAGAGCAATATCAGATCCGACAGAATCTGTTCCAGCCTCGCCTCCTTGGGTTTGATTCCCACGTAAAGAAACCGAGTCTTGGATAATTAACTGGGCGTTGTTACCAACAAAAACAGCTCCTCCAATTCCAGCTCCACCACCACCACTTCCTGCATAAGGTTTTATTTGTTGAGCCTGACCACCGCCATTTCCCCCAAAGTTCCCTCCTTGGCTAACCATACCTTCCTTAAAAATATAATATTTAGGCTTTTTAGCAAGGTTGTTTTCCTCCTCCTGAAGAAAAGCATCGTTGCCACCTCCGCCTCCTCCAAAACCACCTCCGCCTCCTCCTCCTCCTCCCTGGTAAGGGATGTTTCTCCCAACAGAAATTGTTAGAATCCCACTTCTACCGAATTTGGATCTTCCTCCGGATGTATATTTGACTGTTGCTCCCGGGAGGGTCGTTAAATCTCCACCACCACCACCACCGCCACCGCCAAAACCACCACCACCGCCACTACCAAAACCCGTTATAGGTACTAGTTGTGCTATTGCCTGATTAGGAGTTCTGGAAGTAGCGCCTGGAGTATCTCCCCGTTTTGGTTTTGGAGTTGAAATGTCGAGAGTGACTGAGGACCCCCCTCCACCACCGCTGCCATAGCCACCACCACCACCACCGTTTCTTAGGTTAGCCGCACCACCACCACCACCACCCTTATCACCACCATTACCAGGTTGAGAGACAAGTTGTATTTTTGCGTAGACTACGCGTTCGTTGAATTCTATGTTTGCTACTTGCTCAAATAGTGTTGGGGGTTGTGCAACATACGCACCTCCACCTCCACCTCCACCGGCTCCTCCTTTTCCTCCCGTTCCTCCATCTACAACTTGATCACTTGTCAAAAACTCATAAATACTACCTGTAGTAGAGCCACCTTTTCCTCCACCATCATTATTGCTTAAGTTTTCAGAACTACTGCCTGACTCACCATCTGTTATGTCAAATTGGGGCGTTAAATCGACTTTAGTGAATTTTTTAGCTATAGAAAAAAAACCTCCAATCCCTGGGAATTTAGAACCGATAAAGAGAACTTTATATATGTCGTTGTCGTAAAGAGCCTGAGCTGTTACCGTTCCTCCATTTCCTCCTTCATTTCCTCCTATTGCTACTGGATTTCCCATAGATCCATGTTGACCTGGATTATCCCCTCCTCCTTGTGTCCGACTAGCATTTGGGTCAGCTGATGAAAAACTAGCCCCTCCTCCTGATCCACTGAAACCTCCTCCTTTCAAATTTTGAAAACCACTTGCACCTTTTCCTCCTTGTGCAAGATTATTCTTAAGAGAGGTGTTATTCAAAGTAACAACAGTATTAGGAGCTACATACACTCCACCCCCTGCTCCTAATCCTCCTCCTCCTCCACTACCTTGATTTGAGATTCCATTTCCCCCAATAGCTGCACCATTTTGTATATTGCAATTTTCGATAGTTAGATTAGCATTTGCAACGAATAAACGATTTTGGTTCCCATCAATTATTTGAGGAACTGTTCCAGACGTAGTAATCTTTGCCGTTCTTTGGATAACAGGTAATTTGCTATTAAGCAGAATAGGAGGCAATCCGCTATTTATAGTTATAGTATTAGTAGCTGTATTCCCTGTCTCATTCAGATCTAAAATAGCTTGTCTAAGGCTGCCTGGGCCTGCATCGGCCTCACTTGAAACTGTATAGGTATCGCCCCACAAAGGAGCTGAAAAAAAAATTATGCTAGTTAAGATAAGAAAGTGCTTAGAATCCATACATACTCAAATGTTATAAATAGTTAACTTTATTCTTTAAAGATATATGCATATAACATTTTTATTAAAAATGACAATAATTTTTTTAAAAATTATTGAATAACCTACATTCCTAGACCTAAAAGATAAAAATTTTGAATTAGCCAAATAATCTGCTATCGTTTTTTGAGTCTGTAAAAATTTCTTTGTAAATAAAAAATTTGAGGAGCGATAAATTGATTATCTTACACTTCAAGGAAAATAGATTTCTTGCATATATAGTGGTTCCGATTCAATCGTATAGAAAAATATTTGTTTTGTGTTAAGCTATTGAGCATGAAAAAACTGACCCCTAGCCAGATAGCTGACTTAGAACACAAGTTAAAGCATCCAAAAGACTATTCTGAACGGAATAGGCTTTGTGTAATTTTGGGCTATGATGAGGGTATCTCAACAAAAAATCTTGCTAAAACACTCCGGATAAGTCCTATCACTGTTCAGGAATACCTCAGAGAATATGATTCCGAAAATAAAACTGGAAGTAGCCCTCGAGGCGGTAACAAATCAAAACTTTCACAAGACCAAACAGAGTCTCTACTAAAACACCTACAGGAAAAGACCTATCTTAAAGTCAAAGGGATCATAGCTTATGTGCATGAGCAATATGGGATAAAATATTCCCGAAGTGGCATGACAGATTGGCTAATACAGCACGGATTTGCTTATAAACGTCCTAAAAAGATTCCTGGGAAATTAGATCTTGAAAAACAACGAATTTTCATAGAACAATATATGGCTTTAAAGGAGACCTTAAACCCTGATGAAGAGATTTATTTCATAGATGCTGTGCATCCTGAACATCAGTCCCAAGCCGTATGTGGATGGATCAAAAAAGGCGTTCAAAAGACTTTGCAGACATCCGGGAAACAATTGCGATTGCATTTTGCTGGAGCTCTTTGCCTGACAGGAATGAAGATTTTTACAGAGGAATATAAGACAGTTGATGCCGATGCAATGCTCGATTTTTTCAAGAAGCTAGAAAAACAGACAGAGGCTCGAATTATTCATGTAATTTTGGATAATGCGAGATCAAACAAAAATAAGAAACTAGAAGAGTTTCTGATGTCTTCTAGGATTAAAGTGCACTATCTCCCTCCTTATTCACCGAATTTGAATCCTATTGAACGCTTGTGGAAGATCTTAAGGGAAAAGACGGTATATAGTTATTTAAAATATTATTGATAAAGTTGTATATTTTTCTCCAACAAAATATATGGAGGTAGAGAAATGCCTAAACCTTATTCAATGGATCTAAGAGCCTGTTTAAAATCTTCTCATTAAGGTATAATGATAGTTTTCATAAAACCTTTGGAGGTAATTATGACCCGCTCTTATCCAAGCGATATCTCTCGTAAACAATTTAGCAAAATCCATCTAATACTTGAGTCTACACGCAAAAAAACACGTCCACGAAGAGTTGATCTATATGATATTTTTTGTGGAATTTTGTACATTTTAAAAAGTGGTTGCCAGTGGCGTATGTTACCCATAGAATATCCTAAATGGGAATTGTGTTATTATTATTTCCATCTTTGGAATAAAAAAGAGGATAAAAATTCTAAGAGTATTCTTGAAATAGTTTTAAAAAAAATTGGTT
This is a stretch of genomic DNA from Candidatus Rhabdochlamydia oedothoracis. It encodes these proteins:
- a CDS encoding autotransporter outer membrane beta-barrel domain-containing protein, translating into MDSKHFLILTSIIFFSAPLWGDTYTVSSEADAGPGSLRQAILDLNETGNTATNTITINSGLPPILLNSKLPVIQRTAKITTSGTVPQIIDGNQNRLFVANANLTIENCNIQNGAAIGGNGISNQGSGGGGGLGAGGGVYVAPNTVVTLNNTSLKNNLAQGGKGASGFQNLKGGGFSGSGGGASFSSADPNASRTQGGGDNPGQHGSMGNPVAIGGNEGGNGGTVTAQALYDNDIYKVLFIGSKFPGIGGFFSIAKKFTKVDLTPQFDITDGESGSSSENLSNNDGGGKGGSTTGSIYEFLTSDQVVDGGTGGKGGAGGGGGGGAYVAQPPTLFEQVANIEFNERVVYAKIQLVSQPGNGGDKGGGGGGAANLRNGGGGGGYGSGGGGGSSVTLDISTPKPKRGDTPGATSRTPNQAIAQLVPITGFGSGGGGGFGGGGGGGGGDLTTLPGATVKYTSGGRSKFGRSGILTISVGRNIPYQGGGGGGGGGFGGGGGGNDAFLQEEENNLAKKPKYYIFKEGMVSQGGNFGGNGGGQAQQIKPYAGSGGGGAGIGGAVFVGNNAQLIIQDSVSLRGNQTQGGEAGTDSVGSDIALPAGPGLGFADDIFLYSDAKLVFQNENSLLADFSIQSDPGSFQDIGVRKEGSGTVTMTSQKNNYRGPTVIKEGTIVIASDVLGFRSSELVFAGGTLEATDTFSLERDIILNLEGTIAVNPSRTLFIGGPIRGEGSLTKTDAGTLVLTETVPMGNLIIKDGTVQGNASYIQNDVLINSFGTLIFDQNFSGAYEGQISGNGTLVKDGTERLSFIGVDDFAGNTIIQNGTLVIPVKEKFASNSVNVMRGTLQNNGTINAGVVTNYGYIFGSGTFNISIMKNFGFVEPGNSIGTLTINGNYTQDPSGRLGIEIDVIGGSDLLEVTGMASLNGELLIKPTPGVYLEGTTYTFLTAESVTGQFSRTVISRPFDYTINYLPNQVQLFLKSPSVVVGMPDSNLTGNPKSVADCLFCNNFDFANTDLVLVANALLQLPMDEYAKALKSLTPAAFGSLPLVELENNFNFANTFFLTGVGQRSYCYADIDEPTNIWFNPLGFIYSQEERQGAPGFTARTWGVAVGADRLFLDEWSLGIGFGYSHAQLDWKHQVGHAHADSIYLGPYVKYDCENFYFDFLLLGVGNFYDVDRKIVFPGLSRKAHSDPTTWNLSEILLAGFRLEPFHIDNFFVQPEIRLDQTNSFQGKFKEKGAQSIDLSIKGKCSSFLRSLVNIKVTKESCVAGFCLVPSVNLGWLRTTPLTRGHYTSGFRGGTFFRPDFTTSNFHQTIDQLLVGAQFLVSRQGDIQLSIGYEGVFGKRSTVNEMNINASWNF
- a CDS encoding IS630 family transposase — translated: MKKLTPSQIADLEHKLKHPKDYSERNRLCVILGYDEGISTKNLAKTLRISPITVQEYLREYDSENKTGSSPRGGNKSKLSQDQTESLLKHLQEKTYLKVKGIIAYVHEQYGIKYSRSGMTDWLIQHGFAYKRPKKIPGKLDLEKQRIFIEQYMALKETLNPDEEIYFIDAVHPEHQSQAVCGWIKKGVQKTLQTSGKQLRLHFAGALCLTGMKIFTEEYKTVDADAMLDFFKKLEKQTEARIIHVILDNARSNKNKKLEEFLMSSRIKVHYLPPYSPNLNPIERLWKILREKTVYSYLKYY